A window of Gammaproteobacteria bacterium genomic DNA:
GACCCCGCCGCCGTCGCCAGGGTCTCGACCATCTGCAGCCGGCGCTCGGCGGACACCCTCAGCGTTTCGTCGCGGGCCAGGACGTGGAAGGCGAGGGCCTGGAGCGCGTCACCGACCAGTATCGCCGTGCCCTCGTCGTACGCCCTGTGGCAGGTGGGGCGTCCCCGCCGAAGGTCATCGTCGTCCATGGCCGGAAGGTCGTCGTGCACCAGCGAGTAGGCGTGGATGAGCTCCACCGCGGCTGCTGGCCCGTCGAGCCCCGACCGTTCGACCCCGAGGGCCTCGCCCGTGGAGTAGACCAGGGCCGGACGAATTCGTTTCCCCCCGAGGAGAACGGCGTACCGCATGGCCTCGTGCAGTCGGACCGGCCGGATGTGGGCCGGGGGAAGCCAGCGCTCGAGCACCGTCTCCACGCGACTCGCGTGGCTGCGCAGGAGCGGTTCCAGCCTCCCGGCATCCCCGGGGGGGTCAACCGGGCTGGTCATCGCTCGCGAACGGTTGGACCTCCAGTCCCCCGTTCCTCCTGCCGAGGATCTCCACCTTGCGCAGGGCACTGTCCAGGGTCTGCTGGCAGGCGCGGTGCAGCGCCAGGCCGCGCTCGTAGGCCTCCAGGGACTGCTCCAGCGAGAGGTCCCCCCGTTCCAGCTTTTCGACGAGGCCCTCGAGCTCCCGGAAGGCCTGTTCGAAATCCACTTCGCCCTGCGTCTCCAAGAGGTGCCGCTCCGCGTGGCAAGCCCTTGAACCTACTATACGGCCCAGGGCCGGTCAACGCGGGGTACACTGTGCGCCCCCAATCGAGTCCTTGGAGCCGACATGCCGGGGCGGTGGATCGAGGCGCAGGCGTTTCCCCTCGTGCTCTTGGCGGTGCTCCTGGCGGCCGGGTGCTCGGTCCTCCAGGAGGAGCCCGGTGACCAGGGAGAGAACTGGGTGGAGGAGCGGGTCACGCTTCCCCCCTACCCGGTGCCCGGTAGCCTGGTGGCGGCCGACATCGGGCGTCCCGGCGACCCGTACCGCTATTTCTTCGACCCGGCATCCCTCTCCGTGGGCCGGGACGGCGTCACGCGCTACACCGTGGCGCTGGTCTCGCAGGGGGGCGGCAGGAACGTCTTCTACGAGGGCATCCGTTGTCAGACGCAGAGCGCGAGGCGTTATGCGTATGGCCTCGACGGGAGGTTCCAGGGCATGGAGTCGAGTGACTGGGAGTTCATCCGCCAGGACGGCGGGAGCGCCTATCAGTACATCCTCGCCCGGGGCTATCTCTGCCAGCCCCGGGGATTCCCCTTCGAGGC
This region includes:
- the ispA gene encoding (2E,6E)-farnesyl diphosphate synthase, which encodes MTSPVDPPGDAGRLEPLLRSHASRVETVLERWLPPAHIRPVRLHEAMRYAVLLGGKRIRPALVYSTGEALGVERSGLDGPAAAVELIHAYSLVHDDLPAMDDDDLRRGRPTCHRAYDEGTAILVGDALQALAFHVLARDETLRVSAERRLQMVETLATAAGSRGMVGGQALDLEAVGRALDETELENMHIHKTGAILRACVRLGGLAAPDTPEDTLERLDHYAKCIGLAYQIRDDVLDVQGETATIGKARGADAARHKPTYPSVMGLARSIELANQLHEQAMESLSVLDAGADPLRWLSAFIVERRH
- a CDS encoding exodeoxyribonuclease VII small subunit, with the translated sequence METQGEVDFEQAFRELEGLVEKLERGDLSLEQSLEAYERGLALHRACQQTLDSALRKVEILGRRNGGLEVQPFASDDQPG